One region of Macadamia integrifolia cultivar HAES 741 chromosome 11, SCU_Mint_v3, whole genome shotgun sequence genomic DNA includes:
- the LOC122092864 gene encoding probable polygalacturonase At3g15720: MVVGFSIVILVLVGSLICFIAAVRKPSTQRVSTTMIASDAAAMADAIALMWVEEENELETKVKKMNEMQVECEMQISGKLTAPSDISEWKDSDTDNWIRFGSINGLTITGSGPARLDGRGSYWWDCKNNEKCSSVPNTLFFDNIIGLSVTGLKFIDSPNINFVIQDSSWVYVSQLIGSLGDPGEYSKAVVEEIHVSNCEFIGTMNGARTKTWQGGSGFAREITFENQTMSSVDNPIVIDQYYCNGKTDCKNQTSAVEVSKVLLRGIKGNSTREVTIELACSETVPCTGIYLKDIDLRRTDPRYKTTSYCDSVHGNAISVEPFVQCLA; encoded by the exons ATGGTCGTTGGGTTCTCGATTGTGATCTTGGTTCTCGTTGGGTCTCTAATTTGCTTCATAGCGGCGGTAAGAAAGCCGTCAACGCAGAGGGTGTCGACAACGATGATAGCATCGGACGCCGCTGCTATGGCCGACGCAATTGCCTTGATGTGGGTGGAAGAAGAGAACGAGCTAGAGACGAAGGTGAAGAAGATGAATGAAATGCAAGTTG AATGTGAGATGCAGATTTCAGGAAAGTTAACAGCTCCAAGTGATATATCAGAATGGAAAGATTCTGATACAGATAACTGGATTAGATTTGGTTCCATTAATGGGCTAACAATCACTGGATCAGGACCTGCCCGGTTAGATGGACGTGGTTCTTACTGGTGGGATTGCAAAAATAATGAA AAGTGCTCCAGTGTGCCCAAT ACATTGTTTTTTGACAATATAATTGGTCTAAGTGTGACTGGTTTGAAATTCATTGACAGCCCAAATATAAACTTTGTGATTCAAGACTCTAGTTGGGTTTACGTGTCACAATT AATTGGAAGCTTAGGGGATCCAGGTGAGTACTCAAAAGCTGTAGTTGAAGAGATTCATGTCTCCAATTGTGAGTTTATTGGGACAATGAATGGGGCAAGGACAAAGACATGGCAG GGTGGATCAGGTTTTGCTAGAGAGATCACATTTGAGAACCAGACTATGTCTTCGGTTGATAATCCTATTGTCATTGATCAGTACTACTGTAATGGTAAAACTGATTGCAAGAACCAA ACATCGGCTGTTGAAGTAAGCAAAGTTTTGTTGAGAGGGATAAAAGGGAATTCCACAAGAGAAGTCACCATTGAGCTTGCATGTAGTGAGACTGTTCCTTGCACAGGCATCTATTTGAAGGATATTGATTTGAGAAGAACTGATCCAAGATACAAGACAACTTCTTATTGTGATTCTGTTCATGGAAACGCAATTTCTGTAGAACCATTTGTACAATGCCTAGCATAG